Below is a genomic region from Deltaproteobacteria bacterium.
TTCTTCAGATATATGTCCACGGAATTCAAATATAACTTTTCGTGTTCGTCGCAAAAACTCTGGTAGAGATTAAGAATTGGTTTTTTTGAATCGATTTGCTCATAGAAATTTTCAGAGCAGCTATGGATATACGTTTTAAGCCTTAACAGTGAAGTTTGATATTCCACACTACCAAAAATATCCGAAAGGTGATTGAGTTTTTGGTTGAGTTCATTGATGTTTTTGTATTCCGGTAAACGTAAACCCTCTAACTCGGGAGTTACGGTTACCGCTGGGAAACATAGATAGGGGCCTGCACAATTGATAGCCTGTAAGAAAACCGGATTGTTTTCAAAATAGGAATAGTTTTGATTCATCAGGAGATAGAGGGCCTTTCCGCCTTCCAGTTTTTCCTTTATTTCCTCTTTATTCAAATACTTCTCACAATAATATTCTGGGAAAAGATGCTTCCAGGCAGCATCTCCGTGAAGAGAAACTTTTTTGGACTGGATTCCGGAGATCACTTCATATTTTAGCAAGCTCAAGGTATTGAGGTAGAGGTGTGAAAAAAAATAAAAATGCTTTATTTTCTCTTCTAAATTTAATTTATGCGAATGGAGCAAAAGATGACAGATGGCATAGTAGAGGAGTTGATAATCTTCGAAGGGTTTCTCAGAATCGACAAAGTGAAGATAATGCAGCACTTGTGGCAGTTTACTCAAGAGATCCGGAGCTCGTGCGTGGGCAGTAAACAGGATTTCGCAATCTTCTTGAGGGTTTTGGATCAGCTCTTTAGGATTTTGAATGCTGGAAAAAGAAAAATAGCGAAGTTCCTTGTGATTCAAATGTTGATCAAAAAATTTGGAGATATTAGGCATGGTCGAGAAACGCCTAAATCCAGGGGTATTAAAAAGGGCCTTGGTCCAGAAACCATCGGGAAGGAGTTCATAGGTGTCATAATCCAAGGTGGTAAACTCGAGTCCTAGATGTTTGAGGAGTGGGCACAGGAGCAGCTTTTCTTTACTCAAAATGTTTTCCAGGTAATGACAATTTACCGAGTAGAGTGTTTTAATTCTCTTCTCACGAATTAAATGAATGAGTTGTTCGCTACTGTAATGCTCTGAGGTTTCCCAGCAGCGTTTTAATTTATTCCAACCCGATTTTGCATTTAGGTAAAATGCCTGATCAGGGTGTTTCTCTTTAATTTTTTCGTAGAGATCTTTTAAGGGAGCATGATCATCGATGTTATAAAACAACTTTCCTTCAAATGTCCTAAATTCCTCTTTCAAAAAACGATTTTCCTTAATTTTATTTAAGGTGGCTGCCAAAACATTCATTATTTTTTGGCAAACCTGAAGTATTTCAGGGATCTTATTGAATTGGTGGTCTATGGTGAATTGTATGTCGTGGGGGATTTCTTCCCATTCAAATATTTTTTTGCAGTGGGATAATATCCACAGGTAAAGGCTATTGAGATCAACTTCGCCATTTTTAATCAGAAACTCTTGCTGCTCTTCCATTTTGTTGGGCCAAAGAATACGCAAATTTAAGCTCTGGCGAGGGGCATTTAGAGACAATTCAATTTTACAGATATCCTCTTCGTTATTCACAGATAGTCCTGTTAAAAAAATGGTGAATGCACTCGATCACATAATCTTGTTCTTCTCTTTTCAAGTAAGGATAAAGCGGAATCGAAATTGCCTTTTCAAAATAGTCTTCGCTTTGCGGGAAGTCTTTGGGCCGAAAATGGGCGTGTTGGCGGTAATAGGGATGTCGATAGATGGGGATGTAATGCAATTGGCAGAAGATTTGTTTTCCTCTCAGATAACTGAAAAGACCGTCTCGTTTTTTGGCATCGCGCAGTTTGAGTATGGCCAGGTGAAAGGCACTCTTTACGCCATCGGGAGGGATTAATAATTCTGCTGGCGAAAAATTTTCGAAGGCAGTGCGGTAGTATTCAAATTTTTCTTCGCGGAGGTTGCAAAATTTTTCAAGTTTTTTCAGTTGTGAAAGGCCCAAGGCCGCTTGAATCTCTGTGAGTCGATAATTGTAGCCCAGGTCTTGCATTTCATAGTACCAGCCCGGCTTTTGCTGTTCAGGGTCTGAAAGAACGATTCCATGTTGTCTGAAACTTTTTAATTTTTGATACAGCTCTTCATCGTTCGTCGTTACCGCTCCCCCTTCTCCAGTGGTGATATTTTTAACGGGGTGAAAACTGAAAGCCGTGGCATGGCTATGGGTACAGGAGCCTACCTTGATGTAACGTTTTTCGTTTTCGCTCCAATAGCTGGCTCCCAGGGCATGACAGGCATCTTCTAAAATTAATAAATTTTCTTTTTTGGCCAGTTGATGAATTTCAGGCACGGGAGCCGTGGAGCCTGCAAAATGCACAGGAATGATAATTTTTGTTTTAGGCGAGATTTGTTTTTGAATAGAAGCTACGTTTATTTGTGGTAGACCTGCACTCACATCAGTAAACAAGGGCTGAGCGCCCACATATAAAAGACAATTGGCTGTAGCCGCAAAAGAGAGGGGAGGAACAATGCCTTCATCGCCTTCTTTCACGCCCAAAGCGGCACAAGCGGCATGCAGGGCAGCGGTGCCGTTTGCAAAGGCCACAGCATATTTGGCCTCACAAGTTTTGGCCAAGGCCTTTTCAAATTCCAATACCTTGGGGCCTTGAGTGAGGGTGTCTGAGCGCAGTACTTCGCAGACTGCTTGAATGTCTTCCTCATCGAGGTGTTGACGGGAATAAGGAATTTTTTTCATCGCTTGATCTTCATTTTTTCCCTTCAAGCAACTCAGATTCAACGGGGTTTTTTTGGAGAAGATTTTGGATGTCCTGGACTGAAAGCCAATGTTTGTTTGTGTTGCTGGCATAGGAAAATCCCTCTTCGCAGACTTGAGTTTGGTAGCCACCGATGGAGACATAATAGCCCGCATTCCACCAGTGAAACTGGGGCTGAATCAGATAGAAATCAGGAAACTCCAAGGTTTGCCGGGAGTCGTCTTCGGTAATCATCACTTCGTGCAATTTTTCACCAGGCCTAATCCCTGTAATTTTAATATCACACTCGGGGGCTACCGCCTTGGCGACATCGGTAATGTAGACGCTTGGAATTTTGGGCACAAAAATTTCTCCGCCCTGCATCATCTCAAAACTGCGCAACACAAAGCGCACGCCTTGGTCGAGGGTAATGACAAAACGTGTCATGCGAGCATCGGTAACCGGCAATACCCCCGTCGATTTTTTTCGGAGGAAAAGAGGGATCACGCTTCCGCGACTGCCGGCGACATTTCCATAACGCACTACCGAAAAACGGGCAGGGTGTTTACCAGAAAGATTATTGGCCGAGATGAAAATTTTATCGGAGCATAGTTTCGTGGCCCCGTAGAGATTGATAGGGTTCGCGGCTTTATCGGTAGACATCGCAATAATCTTTCGAACCCCCGCATCGATGGCCGAAGAGATTACATTGTAGGCGCCGATGACATTGGTGCGTATGGCTTCAAAAGGATTGTATTCAATGGCCGGAACCTGTTTGAGGGCTGCGGCATGAATGACATAATCCACGCCATCCAACGCGCGTCGAATTCTTTCTTTGTCACGTACATCGCCAATAAAGTATCTCATGGAAGGATGTTCAAATTTTTCCTGCATGAGCATTTGTTTGAGTTCATCACGGCTGTAGATGATGATTTTTTCGGGCTGATGTTCTTTTAATAGGATTTCCACGCACTTCTGACCAAAGGAACCTGTCCCGCCGGTGATGAGTATTGTCTTGCCTTTTAAGAGGCCCATAAATTTGTTTCCTTTTAAGTGATACGCGTAGGGGCAATTCATGAATTGCCCCCACAATGGGAACTGCTTCTCAAATATTAATTCAGCAAGTTCAATGCCATGCGTGCCTAGTAAAATAATACAGGATTAACCCTAAGACATCTCTATACTTTTTTAAAATTGTTTTGAATTGTTTTGATTTGATAAAGACTGTTAATCGGAAAATATTTCCCTTTATTTTTTCTAACAAAGCGCCGTTTCATTCTACAGAATGGGTAAACAATTGAAAAAAAACACATCAAAATCTGCAGAAACTGCTTCAGCCCCTGAAAAGGAATTGGAGAGTGTCCAGAAAATGGAACTTACTCAAACGCGTTGGCAGGCAAGTGGAGAGGGTTATGTGGGCTCGGTAGAAACCAAAGATCCTGACCTTTATAATCAGCTGAGAACTTATTCTCCATTGGAGATTACCTGGGAACAGGGGGAAGAGTTTTGGTTGGGGTAAAAAATTCCTGAGCTAAAAAAAAGATTTTTTCAATTTCACAAAGAAAAAGTTTTTGAATTCAATTAATTAATAATCGTTAAAAATAAGGGTATGGATATTGCTCCGTTGTAACCCGGGTTGTTCTCTATCTGAGGGGTGGTTTATATGGCTGTGCATAAGACTAAAAATATTCTCTTACTCTTTCCCAAATTTGAAGAAGGTTTTGTGATGGGAAAAGTTCCCTTGGGACTCGCCTACATCGCTTCTATGCTACAGTCTCGCGGACATTATGTGGAAGCCTACAATTTAGTAGTGGACCCAGTGGGAAACATTGATTTCGATCGTTTTGATTATGTAGGAATTACTTGTCTAACGGCCTTCATTTCCCAAGTGCGTGTTCTAGTAGAATGGGTAAAAGAAAAAAATCCAAAGATTAAGGTGGTTGTAGGGGGCCCTCATCCTTCGATGAAGGTAAAAGATTCTCTATTTATCTCGGACAAAATTGATTTTGTTGTTGTGGGAGAGGGTGAAAGACCTTTTTCAGAATTGGTGGAATCTGAAAATCCTTATTCGGTGGCTATTCCCGGTGTTTACTTTCTGGAGAAGGGTGAAGTGAAGGGTCTGCCGGCAAATACAAAATTTCATCTCGACGAATTGCCTTTTCCTAATCAACGTATTTTTGACCACGGCAATTTGGAAAAACAAAATCCATTTCGTTCCATTTCTGCCTCTCGAGGTTGTCCTTTTGCTTGTTTCAATTGCCAACCTTATTTGAGAAATCTTTTTTCATTCCGCATGAGAAGCCCTCAAAATGTTGTCGATGAAATGATTCTGCTCAATCGGGAATATGGGCAGAATTATTTTGGTTTTGTGGATTCCGAATTTCCTTTCAATAAGAAATGGTTTTTGGAATATCATGATTTAGTGAAAAAGGCGGATCTTGATTTTCAGTTTCACTGCAATGCTTTTTCAAAGCTGATCGATGAAGATATCTTAAGGGCTTATAAAGATATGAACATCACACGACTGGCAATTGGCGTAGAATCGGGCAATCAGTACATCGTCGACGAGGTGCTCCATAAAAGAATCAACTTAGAAAAAACGCGTGAGAATTTTGCAATGGCGGATTTGTATGGCATTAAAACCCATGCCTATTTCATGGTAGGAATTCCCGGAGAGAGTTTAAAAAACATGCAAGAGACCTTAGCCTTTGCCTTGAATTTACCAGCCAATAGTATTGAATTCAATATTCTCACGCCTTGGCCAGGAACACGTTTTCACGATATGTGCGAAGAAAAGGGTTGGATTAATAAAGATTATCGTTACGAAGATTATAACGAAAAACGCGTGGGGGTTATCTCAACTGATCAATGGACTGGAGAAGAAGTGGTGGCTTTCCATAAAACGGCAACTGAGGCCTTTCAGTTGAAAGGCTGGAGACTTGCTTCAGATGGCAGTGTGTTTTTCAGACCAGATGAAGCCGTTCCTAGCCCTGAAGAAATTCAGGAAATCAAATCGCTGTTTCACGTAGAGGCTTAGAATAATATTTTTTTTCATTCCTTTCCTTGCAACGCAGGAAATTTTTTCCTCTCTTACTATTCCTTACCAATTTCATATTTCATCCGACAACACTCCTAATTTATTGATATCACTATATTCTTAAACACTAGCAGATTTAGGTACGCGCTTTGCACTGTAGCACAGGGTGAGGTCTGAAACAGGAGGTTT
It encodes:
- the pseC gene encoding UDP-4-amino-4,6-dideoxy-N-acetyl-beta-L-altrosamine transaminase, giving the protein MKKIPYSRQHLDEEDIQAVCEVLRSDTLTQGPKVLEFEKALAKTCEAKYAVAFANGTAALHAACAALGVKEGDEGIVPPLSFAATANCLLYVGAQPLFTDVSAGLPQINVASIQKQISPKTKIIIPVHFAGSTAPVPEIHQLAKKENLLILEDACHALGASYWSENEKRYIKVGSCTHSHATAFSFHPVKNITTGEGGAVTTNDEELYQKLKSFRQHGIVLSDPEQQKPGWYYEMQDLGYNYRLTEIQAALGLSQLKKLEKFCNLREEKFEYYRTAFENFSPAELLIPPDGVKSAFHLAILKLRDAKKRDGLFSYLRGKQIFCQLHYIPIYRHPYYRQHAHFRPKDFPQSEDYFEKAISIPLYPYLKREEQDYVIECIHHFFNRTICE
- the pseB gene encoding UDP-N-acetylglucosamine 4,6-dehydratase (inverting), encoding MGLLKGKTILITGGTGSFGQKCVEILLKEHQPEKIIIYSRDELKQMLMQEKFEHPSMRYFIGDVRDKERIRRALDGVDYVIHAAALKQVPAIEYNPFEAIRTNVIGAYNVISSAIDAGVRKIIAMSTDKAANPINLYGATKLCSDKIFISANNLSGKHPARFSVVRYGNVAGSRGSVIPLFLRKKSTGVLPVTDARMTRFVITLDQGVRFVLRSFEMMQGGEIFVPKIPSVYITDVAKAVAPECDIKITGIRPGEKLHEVMITEDDSRQTLEFPDFYLIQPQFHWWNAGYYVSIGGYQTQVCEEGFSYASNTNKHWLSVQDIQNLLQKNPVESELLEGKK
- a CDS encoding B12-binding domain-containing radical SAM protein is translated as MAVHKTKNILLLFPKFEEGFVMGKVPLGLAYIASMLQSRGHYVEAYNLVVDPVGNIDFDRFDYVGITCLTAFISQVRVLVEWVKEKNPKIKVVVGGPHPSMKVKDSLFISDKIDFVVVGEGERPFSELVESENPYSVAIPGVYFLEKGEVKGLPANTKFHLDELPFPNQRIFDHGNLEKQNPFRSISASRGCPFACFNCQPYLRNLFSFRMRSPQNVVDEMILLNREYGQNYFGFVDSEFPFNKKWFLEYHDLVKKADLDFQFHCNAFSKLIDEDILRAYKDMNITRLAIGVESGNQYIVDEVLHKRINLEKTRENFAMADLYGIKTHAYFMVGIPGESLKNMQETLAFALNLPANSIEFNILTPWPGTRFHDMCEEKGWINKDYRYEDYNEKRVGVISTDQWTGEEVVAFHKTATEAFQLKGWRLASDGSVFFRPDEAVPSPEEIQEIKSLFHVEA